One Glandiceps talaboti chromosome 20, keGlaTala1.1, whole genome shotgun sequence genomic region harbors:
- the LOC144450415 gene encoding protein mono-ADP-ribosyltransferase PARP14-like isoform X2 yields the protein MGQNHPYTHIPPQNYQGMQPQYRTGFNHQYSQHHHLNPMMNTQRAWGPRPPSHQYGPFHGQQPYGDFHSNSTWPGQQQDMARPPFDQWQEEMPKSSMYCDKGDSGQKSTTPSTSTPHQTFTKSTMKIKKEEKPEEEELTSEDDTDEANKGCSVEVTGFDSIDLETLELYFESKRSGGGQIEGVILKGEKTLIITFQDAEVQRRVLEQKSHIVNKVALKVKDAVVLPRDGKSFLLEGLREDTTREDLDLLLGSCTDMEEDPLFLFGEKRGVVLVRYPVEITGFEKMCEKLSKKKYKQLSLIAKPVLMTNCLLVKNLPQGSTKNLVTLYFESSKRSGGGEIDDVKIDDERNSATVYFTDYNVVDSVLMRKHEINDTPVEVQPFHDCIGYVVSMEEPIPSFPERFSMEVEQQLLTFFCSKEGLLEKLRKEVSNVHGELMIEENGRMVVNHTLSAKTPNVHQVVKNWSKDVETCLNDNFKQFKAVSIQVPEGIWLLVQNQLFEIDEGEMKVHLEEESTSISFTGLKQDADNLEKAIHSIIDKIEAEREKQRRMTTVPVPLDDSQIKQLRMCKFVKQAEERYPETTIKIIAEESKIAIHGQEHDISAVKLFMYETLQELHKTKVKLQTESLQEFWKSPAVSSKIYGIFKEKNVEAAFNLEGNDEIVCAAQKKGDMQMAVDILQKSIIEVSIKADPKSEDVFQQGGWTDLLAKLQEDNMARIEVSGLEVRVTGFDAIIQDIKTKLEEFIKMNTFIDYNIQSESGRLKFISRFQKGYLDKLQNGRLRPVEIKIRRKGDSGAIIMRGTQDDMNIVIPQIKRLVDGIQCHKHGIDKPGMSKVLHKEDGLEFLKRTETEVPCIIEGISLEEVSVEETEETLSESHTYTTYDDDDDGDDFMATSDYVPDTTVMAMDLGHQPPLLQPSSTQFTTAELKLIKLVMGNISSQKADIIVNTIQTSCDLNTGVISKAILSVAGPQLLDYMNQSKPSTVNEGDLIRTIGGKLACQLVYHICILGTHWNDGTTAEPLLRSVLQKCFETATKDKKTSIAIPAIGTGGLGYPKNTTARIMYDEAKQFSAKYPNSSLTHINVVVYDKDTCKAFEDEMIKLNTSRKSPQVHTHGHPKRMHASTPVSLDVTDATSFKTTEGILVKIVKGNIADQKADVIINTIQTSCDLSTGVIAQAIGKAAGDSLKQDMLQKKPSSVNEGDLIVTIGGNLSCKHVYHLCILGTKWDGGQKVGPFLRSVIQKIMKTAHSANMTSIAIPALGTGGLNYPRDVVANIIYEEATSFRKNNHKSSLNKIKVVVYDKDTHTIKAFEDEMKRFKSALYGVAGPSATTSASIGSTIVSVSGNSYKTKEGLTVTLVKGDVVKEKVDVIVNPIQSSCDLSQGVLSKTILQVAGPQLQTEINKKKTANVNEGDMISTRGGKLKSKEVYHVSILGTHWDGGTVCDPLMRGVIKKCLDSADKSKLKSIAIPAMGTGGLKYPNDITAKIMYEEANKFSANMPMGNLCEIRIVVYDKNQQACKVFEDEMKKMTSTVSGALPAPIKISKKEKMMKSKRHVTKRSLYTDLAGDGADRQMLIGSIRLKVYQGDITDEATDAIVNSTNKELDLGRGGHIQVAILKAAGDSILIECKRLGKQKPGSVVITSAGNLKCRKIIHVILKSENFENVLVKVLRCAEKNGMQSIALPMLGTGQYEISLKKVATKILEAIGTFSLGYTPQTLKEIRAVIFKPEGVDVFHKAMKDFLDKPIVETKTWTKKLTGAVSSLMSTSILGAMMPDELAISDDEEYDDEAVSNPPKPSSLSLNIFTDAKDGIGTVVRKINKFIDREYKEMSVPLSQELVNQMSSDDFKYIESYAYQRQTEVKLVKTSTPCTITIKGSYLDVVNVQHKVTDILNHITLRIADEKMQKALAQNVKWLFEEEDGSFEAYDEDISGRIEMAYQDKRPTVDFELDGGKYRIDLGRNVEIDLHNPTSEAKVKRQLKEKGIQLPDFWKPMPENKAYEMVTLDAKSPEHQEVEKFFRKTYTPKKVVQIRRIQNPGLYRSYVVLKQNMDAKNPPKTENERLLFHGTSADTIDNINAGGFNRSFAGKNATAYGKGTYFAVQASYSAGGYAAPDSSGVMHMYRAKVLTGEYTLGNKSMVVPPSKNPNDPTDCFDSVVNNMSSPIMFVVFQDAMAYPEYLISFQ from the exons ATGGGTCAAAATCATCCATATACACACATCCCTCCACAAAATTACCAAGGCATGCAACCACAATATAGAACGGGCTTTAATCATCAATATAGTCAGCATCACCATTTGAATCCAATGATGAACACCCAGAGGGCATGGGGGCCTCGTCCACCATCTCATCAATACGGGCCATTTCATGGTCAACAACCGTATGGAGATTTTCACTCTAACAGTACATGGCCTGGTCAGCAACAAGACATGGCTCGTCCACCATTTGACCAATGGCAGGAAGAAATGCCAAAGAGCTCTATGTATTGTGACAAGGGAGATAGTGGGCAGAAAAGTACCACTCCATCAACTTCCACACCTCaccaaacatttacaaaatctaccatgaaaataaagaaagagGAGAAACCTGAAGAGGAAGAACTCACTAGCGAAGATGACACAG ACGAAGCCAACAAAGGATGTAGTGTTGAAGTGACTGGTTTTGATAGCATTGATTTAGAGACCCTAGAACTATACTTTGAGAGCAAGAGATCTGGTGGAGGTCAAATAGAAGGTGTTATTTTGAAAGGCGAAAAGACACTGATTATTACTTTTCAAGATGCTGAAG TACAGCGACGCGTTCTTGAACAGAAAAGTCACATTGTCAACAAAGTTGCTCTTAAAGTGAAAGACGCTGTTGTTCTTCCTCGAGATGGGAAAAGTTTTTTATTGGAAGGACTACGAGAAGATACAACACGCGAGGACTTGGATTTACTTCTTGGGAGTTGTACGGACATGGAAGAAGATcccttgtttttgtttggagAGAAGCGTGGTGTTGTCTTAGTCAGATATCCAGTAGAAATTACAG GTTTCGAAAAGATGTGCGAAAAATTATcgaaaaagaaatacaaacagTTGTCCCTGATCGCAAAACCAGTTCTGATGACCAACTGTCTGCTTGTGAAGAATCTCCCACAGGGAAGTACAAAGAACCTTGTTACCCTTTACTTTGAAAGCTCAAAGCGGAGTGGAGGTGGTGAAATAGATGACGTTAAGATAGATGATGAAAGAAATTCGGCAACTGTGTACTTTACTGACTACAATG TTGTCGATTCTGTTCTGATGAGGAAACATGAAATTAACGACACCCCAGTAGAAGTCCAACCATTCCACGACTGTATCGGATACGTCGTCAGTATGGAAGAACCTATACCATCATTTCCTGAGAGATTCTCAATGGAAGTAGAACAGCAGTTACTAACATTCTTTTGTTCCAAAGAAGGCCTGTTAGAAAAACTAAGAAAAGAAGTTTCAAATGTTCATGGTGAGTTGATGATCGAGGAGAATGGCAGAATGGTGGTAAACCATACCCTATCTGCAAAGACCCCAAATGTACATCAAGTTGTCAAGAACTGGTCTAAAGATGTTGAGACCTGCCtcaatgacaattttaaacaattCAAGGCTGTATCTATACAAGTCCCAGAAGGCATCTGGTTACTGGTTCAAAATCAGTTATTTGAGATTGATGAAGGTGAGATGAAAGTACACCTCGAAGAAGAATCAACCAGTATTTCTTTTACTGGTTTAAAACAGGATGCTGACAATCTAGAGAAGGCCATACATTCGATAATCGACAAGATCGAAGCAGAACGGGAAAAGCAAAGACGAATGACTACTGTGCCAGTTCCATTAGACGATTCCCAAATAAAGCAGCTCAGGATGTGCAAATTCGTCAAACAAGCCGAAGAAAGGTATCCAGAAACGACAATAAAAATTATAGCAGAAGAAAGCAAGATTGCAATCCATGGACAAGAACATGATATCAGCGCTGTGAAACTCTTCATGTATGAGACACTGCAAGAACTCCATAAGACAAAGGTTAAACTGCAGACAGAATCCTTACAAGAGTTTTGGAAATCTCCAGCCGTCTCAAGTAAAATTTATGGCATCTTCAAAGAGAAGAACGTAGAAGCTGCATTCAACTTAGAAGGCAATGACGAAATAGTGTGTGCTGCACAGAAGAAAGGAGATATGCAGATGGCTGTTGATATTTTACAAAAGAGCATCATCGAGGTTAGTATAAAAGCCGACCCTAAATCAGAAGACGTGTTTCAACAAGGTGGATGGACAGATTTGCTAGCAAAACTACAGGAAGACAACATGGCGAGAATTGAAGTCTCTGGTCTCGaagttagagtgactggctttgACGCAATCATACAAGATATCAAGACAAAACTCGAAGAATTCATAAAGATGAATACCTTTATCGACTACAACATACAAAGCGAAAGTGGTAGATTGAAGTTCATTTCGAGATTTCAGAAAGGTTATCTTGACAAATTACAAAATGGAAGGCTCAGACCAGTCGAAATAAAAATAAGAAGGAAGGGAGATTCTGGCGCAATTATTATGAGAGGCACTCAAGATGACATGAACATTGTCATTCCACAAATAAAGAGATTGGTTGATGGGATACAATGCCACAAACATGGGATAGACAAACCTGGAATGTCAAAAGTCCTGCATAAAGAAGATGGATTAGAGTTTCTCAAACGAACTGAAACGGAAGTGCCTTGCATTATAGAAGGGATAAGTCTAGAAGAAGTATCAGTTGAAGAAACCGAAGAGACCTTGTCTGAAAGTCACACATATACAACCTATGACGATG ATGATGACGGAGACGACTTCATGGCTACCAGTGATTATGTACCTGATACTACTGTGATGGCAATGGACTTAGGACACCAACCACCACTGCTGCAACCATCCTCAACGCAGTTTACCACAGCTGAACTTAAATTGATAAAACTCGTCATGGGAAACATATCATCCCAAAAG GCTGATATAATAGTGAACACTATACAGACATCATGTGACCTCAACACTGGTGTGATATCAAAAGCCATTCTGTCAGTTGCTGGCCCACAGCTTCTGGATTATATGAACCAATCAAAACCTAGTACAGTTAACGAAGGCGATTTGATACGCACAATTGGTGGTAAACTGGCATGTCAGCTGGTGTATCATATTTGTATTCTTGGTACACATTGGAATGATGGAACAACTGCTGAACCG CTTTTGCGAAGTGTTCTTCAGAAGTGTTTTGAGACTGCAACGAAGGATAAAAAGACATCAATTGCCATTCCTGCCATTGGAACTGGTGGACTTGGCTACCCGAAAAACACTACAGCCAGGATTATGTACGATGAAGCAAAGCAATTCAGTGCCAAGTATCCAAACTCTTCGTTAACCCATATAAACGTCGTTGTTTATGATAAAGATACCTGCAAG GCCTTTGAAGATGAGATGATTAAGCTGAATACAAGCCGGAAATCTCCACAAGTGCACACACACGGACATCCTAAAA GAATGCATGCCTCAACACCAGTATCACTAGATGTAACAGATGCAACGTCTTTCAAGACCACAGAAGGTATATTGGTTAAGATAGTGAAAGGAAATATTGCAGATCAAAAG GCTGATGTGATAATTAACACAATTCAGACATCATGCGATCTCAGTACTGGTGTCATAGCCCAGGCGATTGGAAAGGCTGCCGGCGACTCACTCAAACAGGATATGCTCCAGAAAAAGCCATCATCTGTTAATGAGGGTGATCTAATTGTGACCATCGGAGGAAATCTGTCCTGTAAACATGTTTATCACTTGTGTATTTTGGGTACAAAGTGGGATGGTGGACAAAAAGTTGGACCA TTTCTTCGCAGTGTGATTCAAAAGATTATGAAGACTGCTCATAGTGCAAACATGACTTCAATCGCAATACCTGCTCTTGGCACCGGTGGTTTGAACTATCCAAGGGATGTGGTTGCAAATATCATCTACGAAGAAGCCACTTCCTTCAGGAAAAATAACCACAAGAGCAGCTTAAATAAGATAAAggttgtggtttacgacaaGGACACCCATACAATAAAG GCTTTTGAAGACGAGATGAAACGGTTTAAGAGTGCACTTTATGGTGTAGCAG GTCCAAGTGCAACTACAAGTGCGTCAATTGGTAGCACAATCGTTTCAGTTAGTGGTAATAGTTATAAAACAAAAGAGGGGCTTACAGTTACATTGGTGAAAGGAGACGTTGTCAAGGAAAAG GTAGATGTTATTGTTAACCCGATTCAATCTTCATGCGATCTGAGCCAAGGGGTGTTGTCAAAAACAATTCTTCAGGTTGCTGGGCCACAACTTCAGACAGAAATTAACAAGAAAAAAACAGCCAACGTAAATGAAGGCGATATGATTTCTACTAGAGGAGGAAAACTGAAATCAAAAGAAGTCTACCATGTCAGTATTCTTGGTACCCACTGGGACGGTGGCACAGTGTGTGATCCT CTTATGCGTGGTGTGATCAAAAAGTGCCTGGACTCTGCAGACAAATCCAAATTGAAGTCAATCGCCATTCCTGCGATGGGTACCGGTGGATTAAAATACCCCAATGATATCACAGCCAAGATTATGTACGAAGAAGCGAATAAATTCAGCGCCAATATGCCAATGGGTAATTTGTGTGAGATAAGAATCGTCGTATACGACAAAAATCAACAAGCCTGTAAG GTGTTTGAAGACGAGATGAAAAAGATGACAAGTACAGTATCTGGTGCATTACCCGCTCCAATTAAAATTTCCAAAaaggagaagatgatgaaatcAAAGAGACATG TAACAAAGCGATCATTATATACAGACTTGGCCGGAGATGGTGCAGATCGACAGATGCTGATAGGGAGTATACGTTTGAAAGTTTACCAGGGTGACATAACAGATGAAGCAACCGAcgctattgttaacagtaccaACAAAGAGCTGGATCTGGGAAGAG GTGGTCATATACAAGTAGCAATCCTTAAAGCGGCGGGTGATTCTATTCTGATTGAATGCAAACGCCTAG GCAAACAGAAGCCCGGAAGTGTTGTCATAACAAGTGCTGGTAATTTGAAATGTCGCAAAATAATTCATGTAATTTTGAAATCTGAAAATTTCGAAAACGTGCTCGTTAAAGTTTTGAGGTGCGCCGAAAAGAATGGAATGCAGTCCATTGCCTTACCTATGTTAGGGACAG GTCAATACGAGATAAGTCTGAAGAAGGTAGCTACAAAGATATTGGAAGCAATTGGAACCTTTTCCCTTGGATACACACCACAGACTTTGAAAGAGATAAGAGCAGTCATATTCAAGCCAGAAGGTGTGGATGTTTTCCACAAAGCAATGAAAGACTTCCTTGATAAACCGATAGTAGAGACAAAGACCTGGACTAAGAAACTAACCG GTGCTGTCTCTTCACTGATGAGTACATCTATTTTGGGTGCTATGATGCCTGATGAATTGGCGATTTCAGACGATGAAGAATATGACGATGAAGCAGTATCAAATCCACCTAAACCAAGCAGTTTGTCTTTAAACATTTTCACTGACGCTAAAGACGGTATTGGTACTGTTGTcaggaaaataaataaatttattgacAGAGAATACAAAGAGATG AGTGTACCCCTTAGCCAGGAATTGGTCAACCAGATGTCGAGTGACGATTTCAAGTATATTGAGAGCTATGCTTACCAACGACAA ACTGAAGTTAAACTTGTGAAGACATCAACGCCATGTACTATAACGATTAAAGGCTCCTACCTTGATGTAGTAAACGTCCAGCACAAAGTTACTGACATATTGAATCACATCACGCTAAGGATTGCGGATGAAAAAATGCAAAAGGCGCTAGCTCAGAATGTTAAATGGTTGTTTGAAGAAGAAGATGGTAGTTTTGAGGCCTATGATGAGGACATCTCGGGACGTATTGAGATGGCTTATCAAGATAAACGACCAACTGTAGACTTTGAGCTAGATGGCGGGAAATATAGAATTGATTTAGGTCGGAATGTAGAGATAGATCTTCATAATCCAACATCTGAAGCCAAGGTCAAGCGACAGCTGAAAGAGA AGGGAATACAGCTCCCCGACTTCTGGAAGCCAATGCCCGAGAATAAAGCATACGAGATGGTTACCCTGGACGCAAAGTCACCAGAGCACCAAGAGGTAGAAAAGTTCTTTAGGAAAACCTACACCCCTAAGAAAGTCGTTCAG ATTCGACGGATACAAAACCCGGGATTATATCGCAGTTATGTtgtattaaaacaaaacatggatGCGAAGAATCCACCAAAAACTGAGAATGAGCGATTGTTATTTCATGGTACAAGTGCGGACACCATTGACAACATAAACGCTGGTGGTTTTAACAGAAGCTTTGCTGGAAAGAATG CCACAGCTTATGGTAAGGGAACCTACTTTGCAGTACAAGCTTCATATTCTGCCGGAGGATATGCAGCACCAGATAGTAGTGGCGTTATGCATATGTATCGAGCAAAGGTGTTGACTGGTGAATACACGCTGGGAAACAAGTCAATGGTGGTGCCACCTTCGAAGAATCCCAACGACCCTACTGATTGCTTCGATAGTGTTGTTAATAACATGTCCAGTCCAATCATGTTTGTTGTATTTCAGGATGCCATGGCCTATCCTGAATACTTAATATCTTTTCAGTAA